A DNA window from Stenotrophomonas sp. 57 contains the following coding sequences:
- the secE gene encoding preprotein translocase subunit SecE — MNSKIEHSKDTSANGGDIVKYVAASLLVLAGLFVWFWFSADSGRAAQLGAWAGQLRALAVVVGLVGGIGVFMLTGKGRDTREFLSESRFELRKVVWPTRQEAIRMTWVVIVVVLILSLLLGGFDFLIQKLTQWFLSR; from the coding sequence ATGAATAGCAAGATCGAACACTCCAAGGACACCTCCGCCAACGGTGGGGATATCGTCAAGTATGTCGCCGCATCGCTGCTGGTGCTGGCCGGTCTGTTCGTCTGGTTCTGGTTCTCCGCCGACTCCGGTCGCGCCGCCCAACTGGGCGCGTGGGCGGGTCAGCTGCGTGCGTTGGCGGTCGTGGTCGGTCTGGTTGGCGGTATCGGCGTGTTCATGCTGACCGGCAAGGGGCGCGACACCCGCGAATTCCTCTCCGAGTCGCGCTTTGAGCTGCGCAAGGTGGTCTGGCCGACGCGCCAGGAAGCCATCCGCATGACCTGGGTCGTGATCGTCGTGGTGCTCATCCTCAGCCTGCTGCTGGGTGGCTTCGACTTCCTGATCCAGAAACTGACTCAGTGGTTCCTGAGCCGCTAA
- the tuf gene encoding elongation factor Tu, whose translation MAKGKFERTKPHVNVGTIGHVDHGKTTLTAALTKIGAERFGGEFKDYSSIDAAPEEKARGITISTAHVEYESPVRHYAHVDCPGHADYVKNMITGAAQMDGAILVCSAADGPMPQTREHILLSRQVGVPYIVVFLNKADMVDDAELLELVEMEVRELLSKYDFPGDDTPIIAGSARLALEGDQSDIGVPAILKLVDALDSWIPEPERAIDKPFLMPVEDVFSISGRGTVVTGRIERGVIKVGDEIEIVGIRPVQKTTVTGVEMFRKLLDQGQAGDNAGLLLRGTKRDDVERGQVLAKPGSIKPHTKFEGEVYVLSKDEGGRHTPFFNGYRPQFYFRTTDITGAAALPEGVEMVMPGDNVKMVVTLINPVAMDEGLRFAIREGGRTVGAGVVSKIIE comes from the coding sequence ATGGCCAAGGGTAAGTTCGAGCGCACCAAGCCGCACGTCAACGTCGGCACCATCGGTCACGTCGACCACGGCAAGACCACGCTGACCGCCGCACTGACCAAGATCGGTGCCGAGCGCTTCGGTGGCGAGTTCAAGGACTACTCCTCGATCGACGCCGCTCCGGAAGAAAAGGCTCGTGGTATCACGATCTCGACCGCACACGTCGAATACGAATCCCCGGTCCGTCACTACGCCCACGTCGATTGCCCGGGCCACGCTGACTACGTCAAGAACATGATCACCGGTGCCGCCCAGATGGACGGCGCGATCCTGGTGTGCTCGGCCGCTGACGGCCCGATGCCGCAGACCCGCGAGCACATCCTGCTGTCGCGTCAGGTCGGCGTGCCGTACATCGTCGTGTTCCTGAACAAGGCCGACATGGTTGACGACGCCGAGCTGCTCGAGCTGGTCGAAATGGAAGTGCGCGAGCTGCTGAGCAAGTACGACTTCCCGGGCGACGACACCCCGATCATCGCCGGTTCGGCCCGTCTGGCGCTGGAAGGCGACCAGAGCGACATCGGCGTGCCTGCCATCCTGAAGCTGGTCGACGCCCTGGACAGCTGGATCCCGGAGCCGGAGCGTGCGATCGACAAGCCGTTCCTGATGCCGGTGGAAGACGTGTTCTCGATCTCGGGCCGCGGCACCGTGGTGACCGGTCGTATCGAGCGCGGCGTGATCAAGGTTGGCGACGAAATCGAAATCGTCGGCATCCGTCCGGTGCAGAAGACCACCGTGACCGGCGTTGAAATGTTCCGCAAGCTGCTGGACCAGGGTCAGGCAGGCGACAACGCTGGCCTGCTGCTGCGCGGCACCAAGCGTGACGACGTCGAGCGTGGCCAGGTTCTGGCCAAGCCGGGTTCGATCAAGCCGCACACCAAGTTCGAAGGCGAAGTCTACGTCCTGTCGAAGGACGAGGGCGGTCGTCACACCCCGTTCTTCAACGGCTACCGCCCGCAGTTCTACTTCCGCACCACCGACATCACCGGCGCAGCTGCACTGCCGGAAGGCGTCGAAATGGTGATGCCGGGTGACAACGTCAAGATGGTCGTCACCCTGATCAACCCGGTGGCAATGGACGAAGGCCTGCGCTTCGCCATCCGCGAAGGTGGCCGTACCGTCGGCGCCGGCGTGGTCTCGAAGATCATCGAGTAA
- a CDS encoding isoaspartyl peptidase/L-asparaginase → MKLRLALSALLSLPLLAQAAPATAPMLVIHGGAGVERKDLSPAEERAARDALRAALLKGHAELAAGRPALAAVTAAITVLEDDPTFNAGKGAVFTHDGRNELDAALMDGASQAAGAVAGVQRVRNPILLAQTVMQKSKHVMMVGQGAEAFAVEQGITLVDPSYFRTDKRWQQLQRALKEEASGQAHADLETAKHFGTVGAVALDAQGHLAAGTSTGGMTNKRYGRVGDSPIIGAGTWADARCAVSGTGWGEYYIRTAAAHEICARMRYQGQTPEQAGKGVINETIPQMGGDGGAIVLAADGKMATPFNTQGMYRGWIGADGVPHVAIFASETLPVPGQ, encoded by the coding sequence ATGAAACTGCGCCTGGCGCTGTCCGCGCTGCTGTCCCTGCCGTTGCTCGCCCAGGCCGCGCCGGCCACCGCGCCGATGCTGGTCATCCACGGTGGCGCCGGCGTCGAGCGCAAGGATCTGTCGCCGGCCGAAGAGAGGGCGGCACGCGACGCGCTGCGGGCGGCGCTGCTGAAGGGGCATGCCGAACTCGCCGCGGGTCGTCCGGCGCTCGCTGCGGTCACCGCAGCGATCACCGTGCTGGAGGACGATCCCACCTTCAACGCCGGCAAGGGTGCAGTGTTCACCCACGACGGTCGCAACGAGCTGGATGCGGCTCTCATGGACGGCGCGAGCCAGGCGGCGGGCGCGGTCGCGGGCGTGCAGCGGGTGCGCAACCCGATCCTGCTGGCGCAGACCGTGATGCAGAAATCCAAGCACGTGATGATGGTCGGGCAGGGTGCCGAGGCATTTGCGGTGGAGCAGGGCATCACCCTGGTCGATCCGTCGTACTTCCGCACCGACAAGCGCTGGCAGCAGCTGCAGCGCGCGCTGAAGGAGGAGGCCAGCGGCCAGGCGCATGCCGACCTGGAGACCGCAAAGCACTTCGGCACCGTGGGTGCGGTCGCATTGGACGCGCAGGGGCATCTCGCGGCGGGCACCTCCACCGGAGGCATGACCAACAAGCGCTATGGGCGTGTGGGTGATTCGCCGATCATCGGCGCCGGTACCTGGGCTGACGCGCGCTGCGCGGTGTCTGGCACCGGCTGGGGCGAGTACTACATCCGTACTGCCGCCGCGCATGAGATCTGCGCGCGCATGCGCTACCAGGGGCAGACCCCGGAACAGGCCGGCAAGGGCGTGATCAACGAGACGATCCCGCAGATGGGCGGCGATGGCGGTGCGATCGTGCTTGCCGCAGACGGAAAAATGGCCACGCCGTTCAACACCCAGGGCATGTACCGGGGCTGGATCGGCGCCGACGGCGTCCCCCATGTCGCAATTTTCGCCAGCGAGACCCTGCCGGTCCCCGGGCAATAA